The genomic stretch GTCTCGTACGATATTTTTTACGATCCCACGAGCGATTTCCTGCGGGTAAACAATTTTGGCGTCACGTTCCTGAATCGCCGCTGGCTCTTCCTGGCCGGGTCGGTCAAGGACGTGACGACCGCTCCCGTGGTCGACATAAAGATGGAGGAGAGCGCCATCGTCCTGGACGATCTCTACCCGTATTTTCTCGCGCTCACGCATGATTACGCGACAAGGTTCAGCGGCGTTATTTCCCTGTACCCGCTTTCAGTCAAGGGCACACCCGACAGGATGGACATCAACGGGGAGGTGAATTTCACCTACGTCTATTTCAAGAATCCCGCGGCCGAGGCTACTATCCCCCTTCTTAAACTGGGTTACGCGGTGAACAAGCTGAAAGACGATATGAAGATATCCTCCCGGCTCTCGATACCCTCGTTCATGTACACGCTGAACAAGAACAAATCCGGGGCGAACGGCCTCGACGTGGGGATCGACGTAATGGCGTACAGCGGCTTTCAGGCGATCGAAATCAATAATATTTCGATGCGGATGTACAACCCGCTGGACGGTACGAGCGCGCTCGATATGCGCATGACCGGCAACGTGAACCTGGCCGCCGGCACCTCCGGTGCGATCAGGATCCCGAAGTTCACGTTCATGAAAGAACCGCTCATGGCCATGTTGCCGAACAACATCAAGAAGAGCCTCAAGGGCCTGCCGTTTAAAAAGCCCGTCGACATGGCCCTGGACCTCCGTTTCGCCATGAACCAGGACGCGACGAACGCCCAACTCGGGATGCTTGTCCTGGTTCCGGATTTCGATGTAACTGATCTAAGAATAGACGCCGATATTGCGATGCGCAACCAGAACAAGTTCGCGGCCATAAACAGATTCACCATCACGAGTCCCGAGAAAAGCCTTACCGTCTCGGCAAACGGGTGGGTGGATATAAGCGCACCCCCCATGAAGGATTCGGACATCCGGCTGGCGATACGACTGGATGCCCCGCAGGAGAAACCGGTGTTCGGGCCGTGGAAATTGTCCGGAACTGCGCAGGTGAACGCGTTCGTCAAGGGCGACCTGAAAAGCGGAAAGGCCTTCGGCTCGGTGAAAATCGACAAGCTTTTCGTGAAGAACAATGAGGCAAAACTCACGGTAAACGACGTCAACATGGATTTTCCGTTCGAGTACTACTTCACGCCCCGCTACTCCGGAGAATCCAGGCTGCTTGTAGACAAGACGGATGTCATGGAAAGCGATTATTTCCAGGATAAGCCGAATTTCACGATTAGCTCGATCGCCGCGAAGCATCCGTCGCGCGAGCTTCCGTTTGAATACCTAAAGGATTTTTCAGCGAACATGACCTTTCGGGAAAACACCTTCCTTATCTCCAACCTCAAGGCATACGTGCTCGACGGCTCGCTGTACGGAAGGACGATCATGTTCAACCTGGCCGATATGAAGCCCGCGAACATGGAATATAAGCTGACACTCGAGATCACCAACGTGGACCTGGGCAAGCTCGACGAGTTCGACCCGGAGAAGAAGACGCGCGACGCGGAGCTGTCCCTGAACGCGAATTTCGCAGGGAAAGTTGGAAATATTAAAAAGGAGATACTTGCGCAGGGATCCATCAACATCTACAAAATCGGCGCAAGCTTCGCTAACAGGCTGATGAAGGGACTGAGCAGGGAAAAAGGGGAATCGAAGCTGGGGATCGCGCAATTCCCGGTCGATAATTCCATGTCGGTGAAGGGGTTCGATTTCAACCTGGGTACGGGACTGGTGTACACCACAGTGGCGTTTTCGCGGGGAGCGATAGGATATCTGTTCGGGGTGAAAGACGAGAAGGTCGAGTTCGATCGAATGCCGATCCAGGAATATATTCGCAAGGTTCGAGAGGAGAAGTGACATGAAAATGAATAAATGCTGCCTTATCATTCCGGTCGTTGTCGCGGCAATTGCGGCCGCGGGATGCTCGAGCATGCCCAGTTGCCTGGAGATTTCCCCCCCGGACATACATCTCACCGGTGAAAAAACCGTCATAGAGCGCCAGATCGTGGGCGAATACCGCGAGCTTGAGAAGGACGCCTGGATAGTCTCCTCCGTGAGAACCAGCATCACTAAAACGAAGGGAACACCCATGGCGACCGCGGGTGGAGACGAAGAATTATTCAAGGCGCTTAAAATCCGGGAATTCAACGAGGAAAAACTCAGGATATTCAAGGACGAAGGGGCGGTTGGCGAAACGAACGCGGGTGTCGCGGCGTACATCCCCACGCAGAAGTACGAAGGCAACCAGGGCTTGAAAAACGCCCTCATGAAGGTGCTGGAGGACGAAAACAGGGCGCGGGCGTCCATTTTCGAGCGCAGCCTTGCAAAATCCGGGACCGAGAAGCCGGCGCCCGACCAGGTGGCCGCTTTTGCGAAGAAGTTCGCGGAAGAGCAATACGCCCTCGCGAAAAAGAACGACTGGATACAGGATAAAATCGGTCAGTGGGTGAAGAAGAGATGAATACACTCGGGAAATTATTCGGCATCCTTGCGGCGCTGGGAACGGCGGCCCTGCTGTCCTGTGACGATCGCGGAAAGAAGGAAGTGTCATTCGAGTATAAGAGCATCCTGGAACAGGAATTCCAGGACACGGGAAGAAGCATCCCACTCACCTTCGAGCAATCAATCGACATTGACGGCCTGTTTACCGGTGATGGCCTTTATTTCTTCTACGCATCGGACCGCGAATCCGGGAATTTCGATATTTACCTGCGCTCCCTTACCGGTATCACCACGGTAAGACTGACAAACCATCCCTCCAAGGATACCATGCCGGCGGTTTCGCCGGATGGCAAATATCTCGCGTTCGTCTCCACGCGGGAGGATCCCGAGGGAGATATTTACGTCGCCAGGGTGAAATCGAAAAAGCTGATCGAGGAGGCGGAGGCCTCGGTGTCCGATATCCCCGCACTTGACGAAAAAGCGAAAAATCTCACCCAGTTTCAGGATCCGCAGTCAAAAACCATTAAGATCATCAAGGATACGACGCCCGCCTGGTCACCCGACAACAAGCTCATCGCATTTTGCTCGAACAGGGACGGGCGGGAGAATGTCTGGGTGATGAAGCGCAACGGCGGCGATTTAAGGCAGATAACGAAGGACGGCGGCACGAGCCCCCGATTCTCCGAAGACGGGAAGCTCCTCGTATTCATTACGTATCGGGACGCGGGGAACAAGGGCGACATCTACACCTATAATTTCGAAAGCGGCGAAGAGAAGCGCGTCATAGGCACGCCCGCGATCGAGCTTTCACCCTGTTTCATGCGGACGAACGACGAGATCGTGTTTGCCCGTATAGACCGGGATACGAACGGCGACGGGACGATTAATCTAAAAGACGATTCTGCCATCGTTTATAAAAACCTTGCAAGCGGGCTCGAATTCCCCCTTACCCTCCAATCGCGCTCCTCGTTCGATCCGAAGTGGAGTGCGGCACTGAACGGGGTCATCGTCTACTCGGACCAGACCGGCCAGAATATCAACGTAAATATCATTCCCGACACGGGGGTGATTCCGAAAAAAGAAACCGCCGGCAGCCAATACGAACTTGCAGACCGCTATCTTGTCGAATTCGAGGATGTAGAGCGCTACCTGATGTGCCTCGATAACGTGTACAATTATTTCGGCAACCAGACGGATGTCGATTCCCAGGTGTTCACCGCGAAGGCACTGGCGTCCGCGGCCCTGAAATACGCGGAGACCGGAAACGGGGCAAGGGCTCAGCGTGCGCTCCAGATTCTTGCCGCCTATTCGACCGACAGGAGCGATTACCGGAACATCACCGCGCGATGCGCGGCGGAAAAAATGAACGGCCGGGGGGGCGCCGATATTCTCACGGCGGGGCTCGGGGACGTTTCGGCGGACAAAACCAGGGAAGCCTACGTACCCTACCTGATGGAGGACTTGGCGGATGAATATGCGCGGGCCGGCAGGTACGGTGATTCGACCCTCCTCCTCCAGAGAATCATCGCAGACTACGGAAATTATTCCAGGCTGGCCAACGTGCATTACAAGAATGGCGTCGCCACCTACGCGCGGCTGGAAGACGAGCTCGCGCCCTCATATGTAGAGGTATTGAAGTCGAACAAGGGCCTGCTCGTAAACGATACGATCGTCAACCTGCTCTCGGTCTTCGATGGCGAGCGTAATGCCGCACGAAGGATCACAATCGCGACGGCCATGCTCGAAAAATACAAGGACGTACGGCTTTTATCGGGGATGCTGCGATTTGTGATCGGGAAAAGCCTCGCCGAAACGGGGGATAAATCGGCGAAAGCCACCCTGCTTGACGCGTTAAAATCCTCCGAAAAAACGGACCTCGTATATTACCGGATAAATCTCCTTATGTCCGATATTTCCGAGAAGGAAAAAGATATCGAGGAATTCGAGGAATATCTGACCGAGGCGATTACCAGTTATGACCTGCAATGGCGCCAGAAGGACATCCGCGACGTGGTGCAGCGCCTGGTCGATTATTATGAAGACAAGGGCGAGAAGGCGGAATACGACAGGAAATACAAGCGCGCCGCCTCGATTTATGGACGTTATGTGAAATTAATGAGCGCCCTGCAGTCGAAGAGAAAATTCATGGATATCGTGGGGCAGTACGGCGCGCGCGCCCACGTATTGTATATCGACGCCTATGCCCTTTGGAAGGGGAACAAGGTGGCCCCCCTGACCGAGCTCGTGGAAAAGTATTCGGGAAAGGGACTGCAGCGTGCCCGGCGCAATTTCGACAAGGCGTACCTGTACGGGCTCGGGTATCTCTACACGCGTCTCGCCGTCGCCGCCGAAAAAAAGGCGAAGGATTCCGTCTTGGGGACGATCAGTTTCACCAACGAAGCGGTCGACCAGTTGTTAAGCAATTTCAAGCTGGCCATAGGGCACCTGGACTGGGCGCTCTTCATTGACGATTCGTATATCGACGCGTACCTGTTGAAGGGATGGATCTACCAGTACGTGGACCTGCGCAGGTCGGAGGGCCGGAAGGAAACCGAGGGCGCCAACGAGAAGCTCTTCGAGGACTTTTTCCCCAAGTACTTGTGGGAAAAAAACATCACTATCTACGAGCGCGCGCTTGTCGCGAACAGGGAATCGGATAACCCCGAGCAGGAGGGAAACCTGCACCTCAACAGCGCAAACACCTATTTCCTTCTTAATAATTTTCCGGCCGCGCTTCAGCATTATCTGCTCGTGAATAAATACAAGACCGCGTTTCAATCCAAAATCGAAGAGGCTCTTTTCCATTATCACTTCAGTTACAGCTATTGGCAGGATTCGCAATATGGAAAGGCTCGCGAGGAGATGAACAAGGCCTTCAATATTTACCAGGCGCTCGCGACGGGTAAAAATTTTAAAAAATATAAAAAACAGATACTCACGATGTATCACTACTTCGCCCTTCTGGGACGAATCGAAAATAAATATGCGGACGCCATTAACTGGTACCAGGCGATATTGAGCTTTGCGGGCCGGACAAAGATGAAAATCGACAAGGCGCGCTACGTACAGGAGATCGCGTACTGCTACGGGGAACTGGGTGACACCGCGAAAGCGCTGCAATATCTTGGGAAATCGCGCGCATTGCTGAAAAAATACAAGGACGATGAAAAGACCTACAAGCTGCGCTGGAAGGTATTGGGACTTGGACCGATCAGCTTTTACAACCTGGGGCCGGACGTCGCGGTGATAGGCGTGGGCGGGAACAGGATATACAAGAAGCTGGACACATTCGAGAAGAAGATTTTGAATTTCTCCATGCAGGAGGAGATTTTCTTCGAGCGGGGAGATTATAAAAAATCGATAGGCGTGTTGAAGAATAAACTTAAGCAGCTGGAGGATCGGTCCAATAAGATAGACCGGGAAACAAGGATCAAAACCCTTAACAATATCGGCTATGGATACTTCAAGCTGCGCAATTACAAGGCGGCGCTCAAATATTTCAAAGAAGCCTGGGATTACGCCGCCGGCGACGATGTGTATGACCTGGAGGGTATTTTCGAGTCGATAATCAACATTGCGAACCTCAATGCGTTTTTAATCGATGAAAGCCCTGACACCCTCAAGAATCCCGTAAAAGAAATAGACAAGCTCGTTGGACGCATCACCGACTACAAGGACGGATATGAGGAGATGCGGTTCAAGCAGGAATACGCGCTGCTGAAGGAAGACGCCAAACTGCGCAAAAAGAAGCTTGCCCCGGAGCAGGTTACGGAGCTCAGGGAGAGGATTAAGGAAGAGGCGACATCAATTTACTATACGATCGACATCGCGATAGGGGTGCTTACCTTCTACAAGGCGGAGATTATTTATAACGCCGAACCTCCGAAACTCAAGGGTGGAAGCGCGGAAGACAGGGCCTACGGCTATTATGCCGGCAACAGGGACCTCTTCGACCTTTATGCCGCTGCGCTGGCCAGGTTCAATGACGCGATCTCCCAGGCGGAAAAGGACGTTTCGAAGAAGACCATGGTTAAGCTCCTCCTGAACGCGAGTGCGTGCCAGCAGAAAATGGGAATGATGGACCTCGCGTATGAATCGCTGACCGCCGCGGAAAACGCCGCGAAGGCCGGGGGCCATACGGACCTGGAATGGGTCGTGTATCATGAAACGGCGCGATTTTTATCCGTGTATGGTGAATCCGTCGAGGGCAAGGACGCGGCAGGAAGGGCCGGGGAATACTTTAGAAGCGCAATCGGAATTATCGAAGAAACGCCCCCGCTGTATTCATCATACTTCAACCGGATAAAGCGCCTGTATGACGAGTATGGCGAGCTTCTTCTGAAATCCGGAAACCGAAATACGGCGCTGATAATTTCCGAGAAAAAATATGAGACGCTTCGGACGGTAATGATATCCCTGGCAGCTCCCCAATTCCGAAGTGCAAAGGATACCGAATATTTTACCGCGTACATGGAAAAAGTATACCTGATCGATGGGCTCGCAAAGCAGATATCGGTATTGCTCGAGGCCGGTGAACAGCCTGGAACCGGGAAATTGAAGCCCCTGGAAGACGGCCTCGCAATGCAGAAAAGGGACCTGGGTGTCTTCAAGGCGCAGCTCGCCATCCTCAATCCCCTGCTCTCATCCATGCTTTTCGGCACGGGAGGCTCCCTGGTGGTACCTGAGGGGGCTGTTGTTTACAAGATAGGCACGGCAGGCGGCAAGGCCATCGCGTGGAGGGTGACCGGGGGTCGCACGGAATTCAAGGAATTGGACGGGGCCCTGGACGATATACCGGCAATCGCGGGCGCGCTCAAGCAGTTTATGTCCGCGCCGGAAAACCGATTCGTGGTGCTGGACGCGCACTCATATTCGCTTCATACTGCTCTAGGTGAATCGGGTATCCCCTTTACCTACATACCCTGCATCGAACGCTCCCGGTACTTCATGGATGGACCAAGGGGATCATTCACCAGCGCGTTTTACACTACGAAGGGCTTGAAAAAGCGATTGGCCGCCGGCGAGAATACAAAGGAGATTCTCGTTACGGAGGGAGACCCTGGCGAGAATTCTCTCGCGCGATTTTCAATAGTGGTTGATGATGACTATACGGAAAATGGCCTCGATCCTGAACGGCTTTTCAAGGAAAAGCTGGGGGCCGCCCTGCTGATCAAGGACCTGGAAGAACTGGCTCCCGATGACATGAATTATTTCACCGAGGCGTCACTCTACGCGGGAACGCGCTCCCTAATATTCTGCAGCAGGGCTAAACCCAAGGGGTTGAATCTTATCATTCAGCAGGCCGCGCTTTCGACATTTGATTCGGTGGCACAAGCATCCGCGTTACAGGACTATAAGCCGCTGTGCGTGGGATTCCGGGGTGTGGATAAGGCGGAACGGGATAAGTCCTCGGCCGTTGCAAAAAATGCAGCGTATGATAATTATCAGGCGGCGTTTGCGGCGGGTAATTATAAGGAAGCGATGACCGATCTCCAAAACTGGCGGGATCTCAATGGTGATGATCCCGAAGTGGCGATAAAGGCATCATTGCTAAGGGCGGAAGTTGAACTCGCACGCGAGCGCGGCGTCGATGCGCTCGTTCTGGCGGAATCCGCAATGAAGGAATCCGAAAATAAATTCCCGGAGCTTTATCTCAGGGCAGCGGGGACCAGGCTTTATTGCCTGATACGAGAGGGTAATCCGGTCGCGGCAGCGGAAATCCTGGCGTTGCAGAAAACCTCGGTTTTCGCCGAGAGCTTAGATTATTTCATGTACGCGGGAATTCTCGCGCTCATTGAAGGTGATTCCAAGACAGGCTTTGAGCTCATTGCGCGGGGGAAAGAAGCTAAATCATCGTACATGTCTTCCCTGCGGCTTGGCGTGCTTGTCATGGAATACCTGTCGCTTCTCGGGTATGAGGATGCCGCTAAAAAAATAGCCGCGGATTTAACGCCCGATTTTAAACTTTCGCAGCGGGAAATTTGCAAGATTCTTCTAATGAACGGAACGGAAAATCCGGCCCTGACTGATCGCCGGAGCGGAAGCGTTCTTTCTCTCAGGAAGGAGGGCTCCATAAACGCTCTTAAATCCGGGGCCCTGCTCTTGTTCGAAGAAAACGGCGAATATGATATGTTGTCCCCGTTCGCCGCGACAGTCGCAATTGACCGCATGGTGAAGGCGAGGGAATACGGTGCAATCGACGAGGTCGCCGATGGGTTGGATATTGATGACATGGCGCAGGGCGCTTTCTGGATTGATGCCGCGCAGCTTGCATTCCGGGTGTGCGGTTTTTACGAACGCCGGCAGGGATTTGAAGATGCGCTGGAAGCCCTTACGAAGTCCGAAACGGCCTTCAAGTCCCGTGAAATTGCACCTTTGAAAAGAAGATACTTTTACGAACTTGCCTC from Spirochaetota bacterium encodes the following:
- a CDS encoding DUF1318 domain-containing protein translates to MKMNKCCLIIPVVVAAIAAAGCSSMPSCLEISPPDIHLTGEKTVIERQIVGEYRELEKDAWIVSSVRTSITKTKGTPMATAGGDEELFKALKIREFNEEKLRIFKDEGAVGETNAGVAAYIPTQKYEGNQGLKNALMKVLEDENRARASIFERSLAKSGTEKPAPDQVAAFAKKFAEEQYALAKKNDWIQDKIGQWVKKR